The proteins below are encoded in one region of Triticum aestivum cultivar Chinese Spring chromosome 1B, IWGSC CS RefSeq v2.1, whole genome shotgun sequence:
- the LOC123084580 gene encoding aldo-keto reductase family 4 member C10 isoform X2: protein MARHFLLNTGDRMPSVGLGTWQADPGVVGAAVYAAVKAGYRHIDCSSEYGNEKEIGLALKTLFEEGIVKREDLFITSKLWNDCHAPEDVPEALNKSLNDLQLDYLDLYLIHCPFSVKRGKDHSPENFVTPNIPVTWGAMEKLHHAGKARAIGVSNFSSKKLGDLLSVARVPPAVNQVECHPGWQQTKLHNFCQSTGVHLSAYSPLGSPGTTWMNGNVLKEPMIISIAEKLGKTTGQVALLWNIQMGHSVLPKSTNQERIKKNLDVYDWTIQDDVLAKFSEIQQARLLRGDFMINPQSVYKTHEEFWDGEI from the exons ATGGCGAGGCACTTCCTGCTCAACACGGGAGACCGTATGCCCTCGGTGGGGCTCGGCACCTGGCAGGCCGACcctggcgtcgtcggcgccgccgtCTACGCCGCCGTCAAG GCGGGTTACCGACACATCGATTGCTCCAGCGAATACGGCAATGAGAAGGAG ATTGGTTTGGCGCTGAAGACACTATTTGAAGAGGGTATAGTGAAGCGTGAAGATCTGTTTATCACCTCTAAGCTATG GAATGACTGTCACGCTCCTGAAGATGTGCCAGAGGCACTAAATAAAAGCCTCAATGATTTACAGCTTGATTACTTGGATCTTTATCTT ATCCATTGCCCATTTAGTGTCAAGAGGGGAAAAGACCATAGCCCTGAAAACTTTGTTACACCTAACATCCCTGTTACTTGGGGGGCAATGGAAAAGTTACATCATGCTGGCAAAGCTCGCGCGATTGGTGTGAGTAACTTCTCATCAAAGAAGTTGGGTGACTTGCTTTCTGTAGCTCGTGTACCTCCTGCTGTTAATCAGGTGGAATGTCATCCTGGTTGGCAGCAAACTAAGCTCCACAACTTTTGTCAGTCAACTGGAGTTCATCTTAGT GCTTACTCACCACTAGGTTCACCTGGTACTACTTGGATGAATGGTAACGTCCTTAAAGAACCAATGATTATCTCAATAGCTGAGAAACTCGGCAAGACAACTGGACAAGTGGCTCTGCTCTGGAACATCCAGATGGGTCACAGTGTACTACCAAAGAGCACAAATCAAGAAAGGATAAAGAAAAACCTCGATGTTTATGATTGGACAATTCAAGATGATGTGCTTGCAAAGTTCTCAGAGATTCAGCAG GCTAGGCTGTTGAGAGGCGACTTTATGATTAATCCACAGAGCGTTTACAAGACCCATGAGGAGTTCTGGGATGGTGAAATTTAA
- the LOC123084580 gene encoding NADPH-dependent aldo-keto reductase, chloroplastic isoform X1, protein MFFNVRMIGCPCKRNQKSIVISSAVLDISPIQLVSSGFVLHNNGSRGGLISIICIIQIGLALKTLFEEGIVKREDLFITSKLWNDCHAPEDVPEALNKSLNDLQLDYLDLYLIHCPFSVKRGKDHSPENFVTPNIPVTWGAMEKLHHAGKARAIGVSNFSSKKLGDLLSVARVPPAVNQVECHPGWQQTKLHNFCQSTGVHLSAYSPLGSPGTTWMNGNVLKEPMIISIAEKLGKTTGQVALLWNIQMGHSVLPKSTNQERIKKNLDVYDWTIQDDVLAKFSEIQQARLLRGDFMINPQSVYKTHEEFWDGEI, encoded by the exons ATGTTTTTTAATGTGCGCATGATCGGCTGCCCTTGCAAACGCAACCAGAAAAGCATAGTGATAAGCAGTGCAGTTCTGGACATTTCTCCTATCCAACTGG TATCTTCTGGATTCGTGCTACATAACAACGGGAGTAGAGGAGGCCTGATTTCAATTATTTGCATTATCCAGATTGGTTTGGCGCTGAAGACACTATTTGAAGAGGGTATAGTGAAGCGTGAAGATCTGTTTATCACCTCTAAGCTATG GAATGACTGTCACGCTCCTGAAGATGTGCCAGAGGCACTAAATAAAAGCCTCAATGATTTACAGCTTGATTACTTGGATCTTTATCTT ATCCATTGCCCATTTAGTGTCAAGAGGGGAAAAGACCATAGCCCTGAAAACTTTGTTACACCTAACATCCCTGTTACTTGGGGGGCAATGGAAAAGTTACATCATGCTGGCAAAGCTCGCGCGATTGGTGTGAGTAACTTCTCATCAAAGAAGTTGGGTGACTTGCTTTCTGTAGCTCGTGTACCTCCTGCTGTTAATCAGGTGGAATGTCATCCTGGTTGGCAGCAAACTAAGCTCCACAACTTTTGTCAGTCAACTGGAGTTCATCTTAGT GCTTACTCACCACTAGGTTCACCTGGTACTACTTGGATGAATGGTAACGTCCTTAAAGAACCAATGATTATCTCAATAGCTGAGAAACTCGGCAAGACAACTGGACAAGTGGCTCTGCTCTGGAACATCCAGATGGGTCACAGTGTACTACCAAAGAGCACAAATCAAGAAAGGATAAAGAAAAACCTCGATGTTTATGATTGGACAATTCAAGATGATGTGCTTGCAAAGTTCTCAGAGATTCAGCAG GCTAGGCTGTTGAGAGGCGACTTTATGATTAATCCACAGAGCGTTTACAAGACCCATGAGGAGTTCTGGGATGGTGAAATTTAA